DNA sequence from the Streptomyces sp. HUAS 15-9 genome:
GGGTTGCCCTGGGCATAGGGGTTGCCCTGCGCGTACCCGGCCTGCGGCGCGGTGTTGAAGCCCGCGTAGCCGTTGTCGCGGCTGAACCCCCGTCGCGAGAAGACCGGGTTACTGCTCCTCATTTCACTCCTCCATGGCCACCCTGCGTGGCCTTGGCTCAAGAGTAATAGGTTGGCAAAAGACTGACCCTAGTTCTTGGGGAGGATCTTTCCCTTGCCGTGCACGCCAACACGCTACGCGGGTGCGTCATTCCCGGCCACGGAGGGCCCCATTCCATGACCAACCCGCTACCTGCCCGGAACCGGCCGGAGACCCGTCGGTCGAACGGGCGGCCCCCGGGGGCCCGGCGCGCAGCGCCGCCATGCCCCACGGCGCCGGTCGGCAACCCGGATCCCGGCTCGATCCTGTCGGCGGGGAGAGACGGCGATCCCGTGGCGCCGTGGGCAGGCGCGGGAAGTGCCCGGAACCGGACTTGAACCGGTACGCCCGCGAGGGGCAGCGAGGTTTAAGCTCGCCGTGTCTGCATTCCACCATCCGGGCAGGCCATGGGCTCCGCTACGAGGTCCCGAGCCTATCGGGATACATCCCCCGAACAGCGGTAGGGCTGACCCGATGTTGTCTTATTTTATTGAGGTCTGAGGGAGCATCAGCCCGCGGTACGGGCCATCCGCACTTGCCAATAGCGTTACGTGCGGTGGGTACGCGCGTACACGGAATGACGGAATTTCACCGTCCGAACGAGGGGGCTCCACCCGTTCTTGACGTCTTCTCGTCCCCGACGCGGGGTCGGACGTCATCCCCAGGTATGACACGACGCCCTCCGGTCCGACCGGAGTCTGTCTCCGGAACGGGAACAGCGGGTGACTACTCGGCGGTGGACGGCCGGGACGATGGATCAGTACCGACGAACACCGCCGTCCCGACAGGAGTGCCCTTCCGTGACCACCACACCCATCGCCGACCGGACCACCACAGTGGCCGCGCGCGCCACGGATCTGTCGAAGGTCTACGGACAGGGCGAGACCCAGGTGGTCGCCCTCGACCGGGTCTCCGTCGAGTTCCGGCAGGCCGAATTCACCGCCATCATGGGCCCGTCCGGGTCCGGCAAGTCGACGCTGATGCACTGTGTGGCCGGTCTGGACACGTTCTCCTCCGGGTCCGTGCGCATCGGCGACACCGAGCTCGGCTCGCTGAAGGACAAGCAGCTGACCAAGCTGCGCCGGGACAAGATCGGGTTCATTTTCCAGGCGTTCAACCTGCTGCCGACGCTGACGGCCGCGGAGAACATCACCCTGCCGATGGACATCGCGGGCCGTAAGCCGGACAAGCAGTGGCTCGACCGGGTGATCCGGATGGTCGGCCTGGCGGACCGCCTCGGCCACCGCCCGTCCCAGCTGTCCGGCGGCCAGCAGCAGCGCGTCGCCGTAGCCCGCGCCCTCGCCTCCCGGCCCGACATCATCTTCGGCGACGAGCCGACCGGAAACCTCGACTCGCGCTCCGGCGCCGAGGTCCTCGGCTTCCTG
Encoded proteins:
- a CDS encoding ABC transporter ATP-binding protein, whose amino-acid sequence is MTTTPIADRTTTVAARATDLSKVYGQGETQVVALDRVSVEFRQAEFTAIMGPSGSGKSTLMHCVAGLDTFSSGSVRIGDTELGSLKDKQLTKLRRDKIGFIFQAFNLLPTLTAAENITLPMDIAGRKPDKQWLDRVIRMVGLADRLGHRPSQLSGGQQQRVAVARALASRPDIIFGDEPTGNLDSRSGAEVLGFLRNSVRELGQTVVMVTHDPVAAAYADRVVFLADGRIVDELHAPTADSVLDRMPRSSGGNPQTPGFDAKGRTS